The Oenanthe melanoleuca isolate GR-GAL-2019-014 chromosome 15, OMel1.0, whole genome shotgun sequence genome contains a region encoding:
- the NEFH gene encoding neurofilament heavy polypeptide, whose product MSLMLETLLGPPGGLRKEPGRAPPRSAASSGFYSWPAPVVGRARGAGGGGGSAAASSTESLDSVNGEPRARNEKELLQVLNDRFAGYIERVRALEQQNRALAAEAAALRQQQAGRSAMGELYARELRDMRGTVLRLGNEKGQLRLERARLAEDVAALRGRLEDEARQRSELEAAARGLAQRSAQEERARAPLEERARALREEAEQLRRQHRAEVGALLRGARPELPAEPPASLRPGVTAALRDLRAQLEGTAARSTLQAEEWFRVRLDKLSEVAKVNTDAMRLAQEEISEYRRQLQAKTTELEALKGTQESLERQRQDSEERHHADVLSYQETIQQLDNELRNTKWEMAAQLREYQDLLNVKMALDIEIAAYRKLLEGEEYRLETGIGMLSYPEVVPKPPSIPTSIKVKSEEKIKVVEKSEKETVIVEEQTEEIQVTEEVTEEEEAEKETEEEKAEEKEEEGEEEEEEKAEEEGEEKAKSPAKEEAKSPEKPESPSKEEAKSPEKPESPSKEEAKTPAVKSPEKPPTPSKEGAKTPVVKSPEKPATPSKEEAKSPAVKSPEKAPTPSKEEAKTPAAKSPEKPPTPSKEEAKTPTVKSPEKTTPPSKDEAKTPTVKSPEKPTPPPKEEAKSPTVKSPEKPTPPPKEEAKSPTVKSPEKPPAPSKEAKSPAVKSPEPPATPSKEEAKPPTVKSPEKPPSPSKEEAKPLAVKSPEKVKSPVKEEAKSPQKEVAPAKEPSPAPKEPKAKEVKAPSKPEEGKKEEAPKKDIPAKTEEKPKEKVAAVPEPPAPQAKETKPSPKPAKEGKAEEAPAKPQEVSKVTTKEAEKPKAEEKVEEPRKEKVEEPKKEKVEEPKKEKVEEPKKEKVEEPKKEKVEEPKKEKAEEPKKEKAEEPKKVEEPKAKAEPKDEPKASKEPPKAEAPSSKEGTAPEAGKK is encoded by the exons ATGAGCCTGATGCTGGAGACGCTGCTGGGCCCCCCGGGGGGGCTCCGCAAGGAGCCGGGCCGCGCTCCCCCGCGCTCCGCCGCCTCCAGCGGCTTCTACTCGTGGCCAGCCCCGGTGGtcgggcgggcgcggggcgcggggggcggcggcggcagcgcggccgcgTCCTCCACCGAGAGCCTGGACTCGGTGAACGGCGAACCGCGGGCGCGCAAcgagaaggagctgctgcaggtgctgaaCGACCGCTTCGCCGGCTACATCGAGCGGGTGCGGGCGCTGGAGCAGCAGAACCGGGCGCTGGCGGccgaggcggcggcgctgcGGCAGCAGCAGGCGGGGCGCTCGGCCATGGGCGAGCTGTACGCGCGGGAGCTGCGGGACATGCGGGGCACCGTGCTGCGCCTGGGCAACGAGAAGGGGCAGCTGCGGCTGGAGCGGGCGCGCCTGGCCGAGGACGTGGCGGCGCTGCGGGGGAGGCTGGAGGACGAGGCTCGGCAGCGCTCGGAGCTGGAGGCGGCGGCCCGCGGGCTGGCGCAGCGCTCGGCGCAGGAGGAGCGGGCGCGGGCGCCGCTGGAGGAGCGAGCCCGGGCGCTGCGGGAGGAGGCGGAGCAGCTGCGGAGGCAGCACCGCGCCGAGGTGGGAGCGCTGCTGCGCGGGGCGCGCCCCGAGCTGCCCGCGGAGCCGCCCGCGTCCCTGCGCCCCGGCGTCACCGCCGCGCTCCGCGACCTGCGCGCACAGCTGGAGGGCACGGCGGCCCGCAGCACCCTGCAGGCCGAGGAGTGGTTCCGCG TGAGGCTGGACAAGCTCTCGGAGGTGGCCAAGGTGAACACGGACGCCATGCGCCTGGCCCAGGAGGAGATCTCCGAGTACCGCCGGCAGCTCCAGGCCAAGACCACCGAGCTGGAAGCCCTGAAAGGGACCCAGGAGTCGctggagaggcagaggcaggactcAGAGGAGCGCCATCATGCAGATGTGCTGTCCTACCAG GAAACCATCCAGCAGCTTGACAACGAGCTGAGGAACACCAAGTGGGAGATGGCAGCTCAGCTCCGGGAGTACCAGGATCTGCTCAATGTCAAAATGGCCCTGGACATCGAAATTGCTGCCTACAG AAAGCTCCTGGAAGGGGAGGAATATCGACTCGAGACTGGCATTGGGATGCTCTCCTACCCCGAGGTGGTCCCCAAGCCTCCCAGCATCCCCACCAGCATCAAGGTGAAGAGTGAGGAGAAGATCAAGGTGgtggaaaaatcagaaaaggagACAGTGATTGTGGAGGAGCAGACAGAGGAAATCCAGGTGACCGAGGAGGtcacagaggaggaggaggctgagaaagagactgaagaggaaaaggctgaagagaaggaggaggagggggaggaagaagaagaggagaaagctGAAGAAGAGGGTGAAGAAAAGGCCAAGTCTCCTGCAAAGGAGGAGGCCAAGTCTCCAGAGAAACCTGAGTCCCCCTCCAAGGAGGAGGCCAAGTCTCCAGAGAAACCTGAGTCCCCCTCCAAGGAGGAGGCCAAGACCCCAGCAGTCAAGTCCCCTGAAAAGCCCCCGACCCCCTCAAAGGAGGGGGCCAAGACCCCAGTTGTGAAATCCCCAGAAAAACCTGCAACCCCCTCGAAGGAGGAGGCCAAGAGCCCGGCTGTGAAGTCCCCAGAGAAAGCCCCGACGCCCTCAAAGGAGGAAGCCAAGACTCCAGCTGCCAAATCCCCTGAAAAGCCACCAACACCCTCAAAAGAGGAGGCCAAGACCCCGACAGTGAAATCCCCAGAGAAAACCACACCTCCCTCAAAGGATGAGGCCAAGACCCCAACAGTGAAATCCCCAGAGAAACCCACACCTCCCCCAAAAGAGGAGGCCAAGAGCCCAACAGTGAAATCCCCAGAGAAACCCACACCCCCCCCAAAAGAGGAGGCCAAGAGCCCAACAGTGAAATCCCCAGAGaaacccccagccccctccaaAGAGGCCAAGAGCCCAGCTGTGAAgtccccagagccacctgcaACTCCCTCAAAAGAGGAAGCCAAACCCCCAACAGTCAAATCCCCAGAGAAGCCCCCAAGCCCCTCAAAGGAGGAGGCCAAGCCCCTGGCTGTGAAGTCCCCAGAGAAAGTGAAATCTCCTGTGAAGGAGGAGGCCAAGTCTCCACAGAAGGAAGTGGCCCCAGCCAAGGAGCCAAGCCCTGCTCCCAAGGAGCCAAAGGCCAAGGAGGTGAAGGCTCCCTCCAAGCCTGAGGAGGGTAAGAAGGAGGAAGCTCCCAAGAAGGACATCCCGGCCAAGACAGAGGAGAAACCCAAAGAGAaggtggctgctgtgccagagcctccaGCTCCACAGGCCAAAGAGACCAagcccagccccaaacctgccaAAGAGGGAAAAGCTGAGGAAGCTCCAGCAAAACCTCAGGAGGTCAGCAAAGTGACCACCAAAGAGGCTGAGAAGCCAAAGGCTGAGGAGAAGGTGGAGGAGCCcaggaaggagaaggtggaGGAGCCCAAGAAGGAGAAGGTGGAGGAGCCCAAGAAGGAGAAGGTGGAGGAGCCCAAGAAGGAGAAGGTGGAGGAGCCCAAGAAGGAAAAGGTGGAGGAGCCCAAGAAGGAAAAGGCGGAGGAACCCAAgaaggagaaggcagaggagcCCAAGAAAGTGGAGGAACCCAAAGCTAAAGCAGAACCCAAAGATGAGCCCAAAGCCAGTAAGGAGCCCCCCAAAGCTGAGGCTCCCTCCAGCAaggagggcacagccccagaggcaGGGAAGAAGTGA